Proteins encoded in a region of the Neodiprion lecontei isolate iyNeoLeco1 chromosome 5, iyNeoLeco1.1, whole genome shotgun sequence genome:
- the LOC107219284 gene encoding helicase domino isoform X2, with protein sequence MSDKQTAASLPPLVGGGGNNGSSSQQTVRLQQVLANAQGLNVLTTGGGQQFVITSQVPGLAQVIPGTITTNAGVQQVGVTRIVNISSTSPRVSVVGVAGASNSPLPSPTRKSPAKVVLSTSPKLVRTTTPNVFVTPTSQSSVQSPPVRKRLRLTESTEKATTVEDSLGYRRRIMEHKMTRMRAIREKYAENASELFFLHAGGNMMDFQNWRKQPFTAQYLHFLRQHRLDPEDDDEDLTVPLPAVISDVPTSSLTTSFVAAASSSQGTEVKIPGAGVTPVAVSTTLPAAVAQLSQQGGTPIVPDPPKSSPVQSSPVAERIPTAGTSNKTPKVTTSLTSSQPVVKLVKLPASTVVSSCDMTNNQEQIVEKAKQEAYVMQRISELQREGLWSERRLPKVQEPSRTKAHWDYLLEEMVWLAADFAQERKWKKAAAKKCARMVQKHFQEKAVQAQKAEKSHELRLKKIAGFVAKEIKTFWTNVEKLVEYKQQTRLEEKRKKALDQHLNFIVGQTEKYSTWLTEGLNKAEGAPSVSASMNSSRISSPITAGKHYSDDEFEPNQSSDDDEETIAKAEEEMKSTTNHVEEVEMLKRESELPLEDLLKELPPNYLEERDKSLSPGPNEAVGNDSNSMDGDEEFIAASDESSDYEDTIMEQEKLELNQDHKQELNDLKAENEMSIDELMAKYGNLPDAPMDVDIESDGESSKDSVKDEEEEEDRVEDSEVESESEDETKDEDSQTQSDDETNVGLKSLLEDLSVEKSPNDKSIAESMDKSDQARNEMDDVAALAESIQPKGNTLLTTSVVTKIPFLLKHSLREYQHIGLDWLVTMFERKLNGILADEMGLGKTIQTIALLAHLACEKGNWGPHLIIVPTSVMLNWEMECKKWCPGFKILTYYGTQKERKQKRTGWTKPNAFHICITSYKLVIQDHQSFRRKKWKYLILDEAQNIKNFKSQRWQLLLNFQTQRRLLLTGTPLQNNLMELWSLMHFLMPNVFQSHREFKEWFSNPVTGMIEGNSEYNENIIRRLHKVLRPFLLRRLKTEVEKQLPKKYEHVVMCRLSKRQRYLYDDFMSRAKTRETLASGNLLSVINVLMQLRKVCNHPNLFEVRPTVSPFQMEGINYVTASLAWSALDYDPFKHVDLSCLNLFLIDLELTLTAFVAHRSRQLRTPRKLIEEIDTQPDPPPRCPSGKIKINVRLSNQSKTSTNTNTNATPQQQPAPPAKLKGLTGLLPTPKVGTSPLIKTLNNQTPSGQGVTLRVASGQELQGYSVQLVQHQGSVKAIPVATLAHTLQTTVNSIPTTATMNPQRITVGNANIKDGIQRLATQTVTVKQGDSVQRIAVPSFAQLVQTSTGRHIILTSNQQNTNTVSFPVMTSNGQRLTVLSKSLMGLTTSVSTVNRVMSGVVTTTTPATSGKPIMRVPPLNVTTSIPQTTPGTQQVQQQPLRCGIVTRNCQSTAGKNQIKEIPKSEFHLPQLDEERRQRRQAKLQAIANVNERRCAACPFYGEDLFDALRIAKPAKNCCWHSEGWLNCNNTHKNPRTRREYFSRTEALAEAIKSTELIVQQLQEVFERFVVYVPAVRAPMPKFHVSHPPPHKLWGQQRLQIELQRELSPKLALFHPVASAMFTQFPDPRLIQYDCGKLQSLDKLLRKLKSGGHRVLIFTQMTRMLDVLEAFLNFHGHIYLRLDGATKVDQRQVLMERFNGDKRIFCFILSTRSGGVGVNLTGADTVIFYDSDWNPTMDAQAQDRCHRIGQTRDVHIYRLVSEKTVEENILKKANQKRLLGDLAIEGGNFTTAYFKSSTIQDLFNVDQAENDASARMADVLERTKERDKISQRELLASTTQPASAQPLEDKAAMGALESALAAAEEDLDVQAAKTAKAEAVADLAEFDENIPLDEVEKEDTQISKAEQEVQHLVQQLSPIERYAMKFVEESEGSFSAAQLAAAERELEQQKKEWELGRLRALREEEERRMRLADDDEKPLTFGREDAQNQVNSTSNSKKLAIKKTPASRRSLRKRGNRGIRESSESEPETTTSESESQEDQLEDSPDEESSHTESQSQEDEDEDEGDEEEEEDDGGGGGGGGGDRRSKSKSNGSSRNKSKSGRSSDKNKWDLNSPRTRSRGDVKINLWTLDVKPLLPGVKPVSSTRPPRKRGKSGSDDVIMPPPPPDALSKKISNSPTSIFHRRPDTPLPIAGKKVVNLELKTQNKRTGSNNSRVRKVENHESLNSKGVSIKSNTSNIASKFSSRDSNGLGKTAERQRQPVESSLVIDIKSDPLNDIKDYTKSQTDESVNATSDNSIEVERVKSSSPSLLSSVESGNDGESEIPDLKDYSPRESRKKCCKKSDARISSENEDTEETANDSISVEFQNCSDKKTVLLRKKFRTAPNKAAGYMSSESCNVNSTIRSYNSVHKLNSDSDSQVCGSSRSKNSHSFLPFVKLTNSLCSSRPEFGLVENSISKSRSISPTPVATETCNTSSSHILKKTVLNSSAESSKIRSIDNQETTDTSDSKNLPKSSDHDLQGVKSGTVIHKSNLNSTVKSRIARPDTPFPGVTTRNKSSTVNAYLKVQQMPPDMAIVLRPNTPPMSGIETRRITRSGATQYSSGSNVNSNLQTGINKPVTKIGRAHRPDTPLPTSDLGRVTRSGSSRPITPSPQKQTQKIVKNAILPDFKVPDNSQVSDLDQSNESIKSVESSSSSKSSTSSGRESVRLSKRSSNHKPEEEFQIPTECVRRTRRFQQSLNTDSEKFIIHKRRPDTPLPVSSRSFRVTRSTVNSESSPRSSICEFSSGIRTRATRQSGVDLSAVDSSLSNHRLDVVSVNVETSDTSINSGPSSSTQPTGHLSPKLKANLTKRLSNILGTKAFCEKSSISNTDTNANAVDARLKSRYGVPVVDLSDCQPSGKSLRKTIPSNSVKPDSTTKTLDNDGKSCSISKKDKVDGTDSKKSTYYPSVTLERDVSRKTRESSEIRSSSNRFSLSLNHRSQQLMPASKHRLGDMKSLKSSNTLESRATDDGYLSKSATLHRSNTYSNSYSSKAFVRVSKLKSSEGRISITSSSSLEQSSESIITNSNDTEEFSHPDTLSLDSSDVDMYSKIVKSSHSVSDDTAHDSDSETSERQSLACADSTVLTYIRKIPGSNDFEYIPPPKKYRKKKRVNRIASVMPKTLLSNKSGQIEVAEIIDEEDKSRFRFGNRSTHHLTIKPMPPPSSEKSNNSPVS encoded by the exons ATGAGTGATAAGCAGACTGCTGCTAGTCTACCGCCCCTGGTTGGGGGCGGAGGAAATAATGGGAGCTCATCCCAACAAACAGTTAGACTACAACAAGTTCTGGCCAATGCCCAGGGCCTTAACGTCCTCACAACAGGTGGCGGACAACAATTTGTCATCACTTCACAAGTTCCTGGCCTCGCACAG gttatacctggaaCAATCACCACTAATGCTGGTGTTCAACAAGTCGGGGTTACTAGGATTGTCAATATCAGTAGTACTTCGCCAAGAGTTAGCGTCGTTGGAGTTGCAGGTGCGAGCAATTCGCCGCTTCCGTCTCCGACTCGCAAGAGTCCTGCCAAAGTCGTCTTGTCGACGTCTCCCAAGCTGGTCAGAACAACAACACCGAATGTATTTGTCACGCCGACTTCGCAGAGTTCGGTACAATCTCCGCCGGTGAGAAAAAGACTAAGGCTCACAGAGTCGACCGAAAAAGCAACTACAGTTGAAGACTCATTGGGCTACAGAAGACGCATCATGGAACATAAAATGACGAGGATGCGAGCGATCCGAGAAAAGTATGCTGAGAATGCATCTGAGTTGTTCTTCCTTCATGCTGGTGGAAATATGATGGATTTTCAAAACTGGAGGAAGCAACCGTTCACTGCCCAGTACTTGCATTTCTTGAGACAGCACAGACTTGATCCCGAGGATGACGACGAGGATTTGACCGTTCCTTTGCCTGCGGTCATTTCAGACGTGCCAACTTCTAGCCTCACAACCAGTTTCGTCGCTGCTGCTTCCAGTAGTCAGGGTACCGAAGTTAAAATTCCAGGTGCAGGCGTCACTCCTGTCGCTGTTTCTACCACTCTCCCGGCAGCCGTTGCCCAACTAAGCCAACAAG gTGGCACTCCCATAGTTCCAGATCCACCGAAATCATCACCAGTACAATCGAGTCCTGTTGCTGAAAGAATTCCAACTGCAGGAACATCGAATAAAACACCAAAAGTTACGACAAGTCTTACCTCTTCTCAGCCCGTTGTCAAGCTTGTCAAATTACCAGCGTCAACTGTAGTCTCTTCTTGTGACATGACAAACAATCAGGAACAAATTGTAGAAAAAGCGAAACAG GAAGCATACGTTATGCAAAGGATCTCAGAATTACAACGAGAAGGTTTGTGGTCGGAGCGACGGTTGCCCAAAGTTCAGGAACCTTCAAGAACAAAAGCCCATTGGGATTACCTTTTGGAGGAAATGGTTTGGTTGGCTGCCGACTTTGCACAGGAAAGAAAGTGGAAAAAGGCTGCGGCAAAAAAGTGTGCCAGAATGGTTCAGAAACATTTCCAAGAGAAGGCTGTTCAAGCACAAAAGGCTGAGAAGTCTCACGAGctcagattgaaaaaaatcgccgGTTTTGTTGCCAAAGAGATTAAAACATTTTGGACAAACGTTGAAAAG CTGGTGGAATACAAGCAACAAACTAGAttagaagagaaaagaaaaaaggcaTTGGATCAgcatttaaattttattgttggtcagactgaaaaatattccacCTGGCTCACTGAAGGGTTGAATAAAGCCGAAGGAGCACCCAGTGTTTCTGCTTCAATGAATAGTTCTCGGATATCGTCTCCTATTACCGCTGGAAAACATTATTCTGATG ATGAATTCGAGCCTAATCAAAGTTCGGATGACGATGAAGAGACAATTGCTAAGGCTGAGGAGGAGATGAAGTCGACGACAAATCACGTAGAGGAGGTTGAAATGTTGAAACGCGAGTCGGAACTTCCTTTGGAAGATTTGCTGAAAGAATTACCTCCCAACTACCTCGAGGAACGAGATAAAAGCCTCTCCCCTGGTCCGAACGAGGCTGTTGGAAAT GATTCAAATTCCATGGACGGTGATGAAGAATTTATCGCTGCTTCAGACGAATCGTCAGACTACGAGGACACAATTATGGAACAGGAGAAACTTGAACTTAATCAGGATCATAAACAGGAACTGAACGATCTCAAG GCTGAAAATGAAATGTCCATTGACGAGCTTATGGCGAAGTATGGGAACTTACCAGACGCGCCTATGGACGTTGATATAGAAAGTGATGGAG AGTCCAGCAAGGATTCAGTGAAAGatgaagaggaagaggaagacaGGGTGGAAGATAGCGAGGTTGAAAGTGAAAGTGAAGATGAGACCAAAGACGAGGATTCGCAAACTCAAAGCGACGACGAAACTAACGTTGGTCTTAAATCCCTTTTGGAAGATTTATCAGTTGAAAAATCTCCGAACGATAAG AGCATTGCAGAATCGATGGACAAATCAGACCAAGCCAGAAACGAGATGGATGATGTTGCGGCACTAGCTGAAAGCATACAGCCTAAGGGAAACACGCTGTTGACGACAAGT GTTGTGACAAAAATCCCGTTTCTGCTTAAACACTCATTGAGAGAATATCAGCATATTGGTTTGGACTGGTTGGTAACaatgtttgaaagaaaattgaatggtATACTAGCGGATGAAATGGGTCTCGGAAAGACCATACAAACGATCGCCCTCCTGGCACACTTGGCCTGTGAAAAAGGCAATTGGGGTCCGCATCTTATCATAGTTCCTACTTCGGTAATGCTAAATTGGGAAATGGAGTGCAAGAAGTGGTGTCCTGGTTTCAAGATATTAACTTATTATGGCAcacagaaagaaagaaaacaaaaacgaacAG GTTGGACTAAGCCGAATGCCTTTCACATATGTATTACGTCTTACAAATTAGTTATTCAAGATCATCAAAGTTTTAGACGAAAGAAATGGAAATATCTTATACTTGACGAGGcgcaaaatataaaaaatttcaaatctcaaAGATGGCAGCTTCTGTTGAACTTTCAGACTCAGCG GCGGCTATTGCTAACAGGGACGCCGCTTCAAAACAATCTAATGGAACTCTGGTCATTgatgcattttttaatgcCAAACGTATTCCAATCTCACAGAGAATTCAAGGAATGGTTTAGCAACCCTGTTACCGGAATGATCGAGGGAAATAGCGAGTACAACGAGAATATCATCAGACGTCTTCACAAG GTGCTCAGACCGTTTCTTTTGAGACGATTAAAGACAGAGGTTGAAAAACAGTTGCCTAAGAAGTACGAACATGTTGTCATGTGCCGACTTTCAAAACGTCAAAGATATCTTTATGACGATTTCATGTCACGGGCCAA AACTAGAGAAACTTTAGCAAGTGGTAATTTATTGAGCGTCATTAACGTACTAATGCAGCTACGAAAAGTGTGCAACCATCCAAACTTGTTCGAAGTTCGGCCTACTGTGTCGCCTTTTCAAATGGAAGGAATCAACTATGTGACTGCATCATTAGCTTGGAGCGCTCTCGATTATGATCCTTTCAAG CACGTCGATCTATCCTGTCTGAATCTATTCTTGATAGACTTGGAACTTACCCTAACAGCATTCGTAGCACATAGATCCAGGCAATTGAGAACACCCCGAAAACTCATAGAGGAAATCGATACTCAGCCTGATCCACCTCCGAGGTGTCCATCagggaaaattaaaatcaacgtCAGGCTGTCTAACCAAAGTAAAACCTCGACAAACACGAATACAAATGCTACACCCCAACAGCAGCCTGCACCACCGGCGAAATTGAAAGGCTTGACAGGACTTCTACCAACTCCAAAGGTCGGAACATCGCCATTGATAAAGACATTGAACAATCAAACTCCTTCCGGACAAG GGGTGACTTTGAGGGTGGCCAGTGGACAAGAGCTACAAGGTTATTCGGTACAGTTGGTGCAACATCAAGGTAGCGTCAAAG CTATTCCTGTCGCCACCTTGGCTCACACTCTGCAAACAACAGTGAATTCTATACCGACAACAGCGACGATGAATCCGCAACGTATTACCGTAGGGAATGCTAACATTAAAGACGGTATTCAGAGGCTAGCGACGCAGACTGTAACTGTAAAACAAGGAGATTCTGTCCAAAGAATAGCCGTGCCAAGTTTTGCCCAACTTGTCCAGACATCGACCGGCAGGCACATTATTCTCACTTCAAATCAACAAAATACCAACACAG TTTCATTTCCTGTAATGACATCAAATGGTCAAAGATTGACTGTCTTATCCAAGTCTTTAATGGGTTTGACGACATCTGTTTCAACGGTAAACAGAGTTATGTCAGGTGTTGTAACCACAACTACTCCTGCAACCAGTGGTAAGCCTATAATGAGGGTTCCTCCGCTAAACGTTACAACCTCGATTCCTCAAACTACACCTGGAACACAGCAAGTACAACAGCAACCACTCAGATGTGGAATTGTCACTAGAAACTGCCAAAGTACTGCGGGTAAAAATCAGATCAAGGAAATTCCAAAATCTGAATTTCATTTG CCCCAACTGGACGAAGAACGCAGGCAGCGGAGGCAAGCTAAGCTTCAAGCAATCGCGAATGTCAACGAGAGGCGTTGCGCAGCTTGTCCGTTTTATGGAGAGGACCTTTTTGACGCTCTCAGAATAGCCAAGCCagcaaaaaattgttgttggCATAGCGAAGGGTGGTTAAATTGCAATAATACGCATAAAAACCCTCGGACCAGGCGGGAATACTTTTCACGCACTGAAGCTCTCGCTGAAGCTATAAAGTCTACCGAATTAATCGTCCAGCAGCTCCAAGAAGTTTTTGAAAG GTTTGTGGTTTACGTGCCTGCGGTACGAGCTCCGATGCCAAAGTTTCATGTTTCTCATCCACCTCCACACAAGCTGTGGGGTCAGCAGAGACTGCAGATAGAATTGCAACGTGAGCTCTCTCCAAAGTTAGCACTTTTTCATCCTGTTGCCAGTGCGATGTTCACGCAGTTTCCAGACCCCCGCCTTATTCAGTATGACTGTGGTAAACTTCAGTCGCTGGACAAGTTACTGCGGAAATTAAAATCGGGCGGTCACAGGGTTCTAATTTTCACTCAAATGACCAGAATGCTAGACGTTCTTGAAGCTTTTCTCAACTTTCACGGACATATTTACTTACGGCTCGATGGCGCAACAAAAGTCGATCAAAGACAG GTATTAATGGAAAGATTCAACGGCGATAAGAGGATATTCTGCTTCATACTGTCAACAAGATCTGGAGGTGTTGGTGTCAATTTGACAGGTGCTGACACTGTCATATTTTATGACAGCGATTGGAATCCCACAATGGATGCTCAGGCTCAAGATAGATGTCACAGGATAGGTCAAACCAGGGATGTTCATATCTACAG GCTAGTCAGTGAGAAAACTgtggaagaaaatatattgaagAAAGCAAACCAGAAACGATTACTCGGGGATCTTGCGATTGAAGGTGGAAACTTTACAACGGCATACTTCAAGagt tCTACCATTCAAGATTTATTCAACGTCGATCAAGCTGAGAATGACGCGTCCGCCAGAATGGCTGATGTATTGGAAAGAACTAAAGAAAGAGATAAAATAAGTCAACGTGAGCTGCTAGCTTCCACAACGCAACCAGCGTCAGCTCAACCGTTAGAAGATAAGGCTGCAATGGGCGCGTTAGAAAGCGCGCTTGCCGCGGCCGAAGAAGATCTCGACGTGCAAGCCGCTAAGACCGCAAAAGCTGAAGCTGTTGCAGATTTGGCTGAGTTTGACGAAAATATTCCACTCGACGAGGTTGAAAAGGAAGACACGCAAATCAGCAAAGCTGAACAAGAAGTTCAACATCTCGTACAGCAG TTATCACCGATCGAACGTTACGCAATGAAATTTGTGGAAGAATCGGAAGGTAGTTTCTCGGCGGCTCAACTAGCGGCGGCCGAACGAGAACTTGAACAGCAGAAAAAGGAATGGGAATTGGGTAGGCTGAGAGCGTTGCGTGAGGAGGAGGAAAGACGAATGCGACTTGCGGACGATGACGAGAAGCCGTTGACATTCGGACGCGAGGACGCCCAAAATCAGGTTAATAGTACTAGCAATTCTAAGAAACTAGCTATTAAGAAGACACCAGCAAGTAGGCGAAGCTTACGTAAGAGAGGGAATCGCGGGATTCGTGAATCGTCGGAAAGTGAGCCTGAGACTACCACATCAGAGTCTGAGTCTCAGGAGGATCAATTAGAGGACAGTCCTGACGAAGAATCTAGCCACACTGAGAGTCAGAGTCAGGAGGACGAAGATGAAGACGAGGgagatgaggaggaggaggaggacgacggcggtggcggcggagggggaggaggggaCAGGCGAAGCAAGTCCAAGAGCAATGGCTCGTCTAGAAATAAGAGTAAATCCGGTAGATCGAGTGACAAAAATAAATGGGATTTAAACAGCCCTAGAACGAGGTCTAGGGGtgatgtaaaaattaatctatGGACCTTGGATGTAAAACCTCTACTTCCTGGTGTGAAACCTGTCTCTTCTACTAGGCCTCCTAGGAAACGTGGAAAATCAGGATCCGACGACGTGATCAtgcctcctccacctcctgatgctttgtcaaaaaaaattagcaactCACCCACAAGCATTTTCCATCGTAGGCCTGATACACCTCTACCTATAGCTGGTAAAAAGGTTGTTAATTTGGAATTGAAAACTCAGAATAAACGCACCGGGTCTAACAATAGCAGGGTTAGGAAAGTAGAAAATCACGAATCTCTTAATTCTAAAGGAGTTTCAATTAAGTCCAATACTAGTAACATTGCTTCAAAATTTAGTAGCAGGGATTCTAATGGTTTGGGGAAAACAGCAGAACGTCAGCGACAGCCTGTCGAATCTTCATTGGTTATTGACATAAAATCTGATCCGTTGAACGATATTAAAGACTATACAAAGTCACAGACTGATGAATCGGTAAACGCGACTTCAGATAATAGTATTGAAGTAGAAAGAGTCAAGTCCTCCTCGCCTTCATTGTTATCTAGTGTCGAGTCTGGCAATGATGGAGAATCGGAAATTCCTGATCTCAAAGATTATAGTCCTcgagaaagtagaaaaaaatgttgcaaaaaATCTGATGCAAGGATCAGCTCTGAAAATGAGGATACGGAAGAAACTGCCAATGATTCTATATctgttgaatttcaaaattgttccGATAAGAAGACAGTGCttctgaggaaaaaatttcgcacaGCCCCAAACAAAGCTGCTGGGTACATGAGTTCAGAAAGTTGTAACGTAAATTCTACCATTCGAAGTTACAATTCAGTACACAAATTAAATTCTGACTCAGATTCACAGGTATGCGGAAGTTCTAGGTCGAAGAACTCCCATTCGTTTTTGCCATTTGTGAAACTAACAAATTCTCTGTGCTCTTCTCGGCCTGAATTTGGTCTCGTTGAAAACTCGATCTCAAAAAGTAGATCAATCAGCCCGACTCCTGTGGCTACTGAAACGTGTAACACGAGCTCGTCTCATATTCTCAAGAAGACCGTATTAAATTCAAGTGCAGAGTCAAGTAAAATACGGAGTATAGATAATCAAGAAACGACTGATACTTCTGATTCTAAGAATTTGCCGAAATCTTCCGATCATGATTTGCAGGGTGTTAAATCTGGTACTGTCATTCACAAATCTAATTTAAACTCCACTGTCAAGTCCAGAATTGCGAGGCCTGATACTCCGTTCCCAGGTGTCACAACTAGGAACAAAAGCTCGACTGTCAACGCTTATTTAAAAGTTCAACAAATGCCTCCGGATATGGCAATTGTTCTAAGACCGAATACTCCTCCAATGTCTGGAATTGAGACCAGAAGAATAACAAGGTCGGGTGCTACTCAATATAGTAGCGGCTCAAATGTAAACTCTAATTTACAAACTGGCATTAATAAACCCGTTACGAAAATCGGAAGAGCACACAGGCCTGATACTCCTCTCCCAACATCTGATTTAGGCAGAGTAACTAGATCAGGTTCTAGTAGACCGATTACACCTTCACCTCAGAAACAGACACAAAAAATAGTGAAGAACGCAATTTTGCCAGATTTCAAGGTCCCAGATAATTCCCAGGTTTCCGATCTTGATCAATCTAATGAAAGCATCAAATCCGTGGAAAGTTCCTCTAGTTCGAAATCCAGTACGTCGTCTGGCAGAGAGTCCGTTAGACTCTCTAAACGGAGTTCGAATCACAAACCTGAAGAAGAGTTTCAAATCCCAACTGAATGTGTTAGGAGAACGCGTAGATTTCAACAGAGTTTAAATACTGACTCTGAAAAGTTCATCATACACAAACGGAGACCCGATACTCCGTTGCCTGTTTCATCTCGTTCGTTCAGAGTTACTCGATCAACCGTAAATTCAGAATCGTCGCCGCGATCCAGTATCTGTGAATTTTCGTCTGGCATTCGAACAAGGGCTACTAGACAATCGGGTGTGGATTTGAGCGCGGTAGATTCCTCCTTGTCTAATCACAGATTGGATGTTGTTTCGGTAAATGTTGAAACGAGTGATACTAGCATAAATTCAGGCCCGAGCTCGAGTACACAACCGACTGGCCACTTATCCCCAAAGCTGAAAGCAAACCTAACAAAACGATTATCAAATATATTGGGAACTAAGGCATTTTGCGAGAAATCCAGTATTTCTAACACTGATACAAACGCTAATGCTGTTGACGCGAGGCTTAAAAGTCGGTATGGCGTCCCTGTGGTCGATCTTTCGGATTGTCAGCCATCCGGAAAGAGCCTACGAAAAACTATCCCTTCCAATTCAGTGAAGCCAGACTCGACAACTAAAACGTTAGATAATGATGGCAAGTCATGTTCAATAAGTAAAAAAGATAAGGTGGATGGTACTGATTCTAAAAAATCTACTTATTATCCATCTGTGACACTAGAACGTGATGTTAGTAGAAAAACTCGCGAATCATCTGAAATCAGAAGCAGTAGCAATCGTTTTTCATTATCCCTGAACCACAGATCACAACAGCTTATGCCTGCATCTAAACACAGACTTGGCGATATGAAAAGTTTGAAGTCTTCTAACACACTCGAGTCAAGAGCAACCGATGATGGATACTTGTCAAAATCCGCAACCTTGCATAGGTCGAATACATACTCAAATTCCTATTCATCCAAAGCTTTTGTACGTGTCAGTAAGTTGAAGAGTAGCGAAGGTCGAATCAGTATTACGTCGTCTTCATCATTGGAACAAAGTTCCGAATCCATCATTACAAATAGTAATGATACCGAGGAATTTTCGCATCCTGATACTCTAAGCCTTGATTCCTCGGATGTTGATATGTATTCGAAAATAGTGAAATCGAGTCATTCTGTGTCTGATGATACTGCCCATGATTCGGATTCAGAAACTAGTGAAAGACAATCCTTGGCTTGCGCTGACTCTACCGTACTAACTTATATTCGTAAAATACCTGGCAGTAATGATTTTGAATACATACCTCCGCCTAAAAAgtacagaaagaaaaagagagtaaATCGCATTGCATCGGTGATGCCCAAGACTTTATTAAGTAACAAATCAGGTCAAATTGAGGTAGCTGAAATTATAGATGAAGAAGATAAAAGCAGATTTCGTTTTGGTAACAGATCAACTCATCATCTTACAATTAAGCCAATGCCTCCTCCttcttcagaaaaatcaaacaataGCCCAGTGTCTTGA